A single window of Granulicella cerasi DNA harbors:
- a CDS encoding outer membrane beta-barrel protein — MKKSATKAILTLAMALLTAPLMAQTATTAPAPKKADLDFAVSFVAQRAFSAGTDTPFWLTGGKAEFGASMWHGLGAAIAVSGTHAASIGGSGIPVSYVVWTAGPRYRWHTGHRVSVYGEAMAGEANGFRSIFPAPTAAQPDANGLAVRAGFGIDLAVKKHFAIRALDASYLYSQLPNADTNKQHVMQLGAGVVFRFH; from the coding sequence TTGAAGAAGTCCGCAACGAAGGCGATACTCACCTTGGCGATGGCGCTGCTGACCGCGCCGCTGATGGCGCAGACCGCGACGACGGCCCCAGCGCCGAAGAAAGCTGACCTCGACTTCGCGGTCAGCTTCGTCGCCCAGCGCGCCTTCAGTGCGGGCACGGATACGCCCTTCTGGCTCACGGGTGGCAAGGCTGAGTTCGGTGCGTCCATGTGGCACGGGCTCGGCGCGGCGATCGCGGTGTCGGGGACCCATGCCGCGTCGATCGGCGGTAGCGGTATCCCGGTGTCGTACGTCGTGTGGACGGCTGGCCCGCGCTATCGCTGGCACACCGGCCACCGCGTCTCGGTCTACGGTGAAGCGATGGCAGGCGAGGCCAACGGCTTCCGCAGCATCTTCCCGGCGCCCACGGCAGCCCAGCCAGACGCCAACGGCCTTGCTGTCCGTGCAGGCTTCGGCATTGATCTTGCGGTGAAGAAGCACTTTGCAATTCGCGCGCTCGACGCAAGCTACCTCTACTCGCAGTTGCCGAACGCTGACACCAACAAGCAGCACGTCATGCAGTTGGGCGCGGGCGTCGTCTTCCGCTTCCACTAG
- a CDS encoding response regulator produces the protein MSAAPANIRIYLVDDHPIVRFGLSALLQMQEDFTIVGSSGSGQDALQVLARTVVDVILVDLRMQGLSGIDTLERLREYHPQVKPIVLSSFEFDEEIYSAVKAGAMGFLHKEAPPEDIMKAIRQVYAGKQAFPRRIAERLDGKRMTAGLSGREREVLELVAKGLTNKEVAATLNISQFTVRNHMNHIAEKLEVSDRTEAIFIALQTGLITLN, from the coding sequence GTGAGCGCAGCGCCAGCCAACATCCGCATCTATCTCGTCGATGACCACCCGATCGTCCGCTTTGGGCTGTCGGCGTTGTTGCAGATGCAGGAGGACTTCACCATCGTTGGTTCGTCGGGCAGCGGGCAGGACGCGCTGCAGGTGCTCGCGCGCACCGTGGTCGATGTGATCCTTGTCGATCTGCGGATGCAGGGACTCTCTGGCATCGACACGCTCGAGCGGCTGCGTGAGTACCACCCGCAGGTGAAGCCGATCGTGCTTTCGAGCTTCGAGTTCGACGAAGAGATCTACTCTGCGGTGAAGGCGGGTGCCATGGGATTCCTGCATAAGGAAGCGCCGCCGGAAGACATCATGAAGGCCATTCGGCAGGTATACGCGGGCAAGCAAGCCTTTCCGCGGCGCATCGCCGAACGGCTGGATGGCAAGCGCATGACCGCTGGCCTGAGCGGTCGTGAGCGAGAGGTGCTGGAACTCGTCGCCAAGGGCCTGACGAACAAAGAGGTGGCAGCGACGCTGAACATCAGCCAGTTCACTGTGCGCAATCACATGAACCACATCGCCGAAAAGCTTGAAGTGAGCGACCGTACAGAGGCGATCTTCATCGCGCTGCAGACGGGGCTCATCACACTGAACTAA
- a CDS encoding sensor histidine kinase produces MNRYRRLRFVAYDLGALIALAVALIAFQHFRDHTDPRSAWTAYSGTWKQDNALTVNFTEERDAKFVHTNSQVSDFVLDTDLIVSESDGDAGVIFRSSGEEVGVDAFHGYYAGVRAADATLEFGRADFGWQPMARVLLPQDSDLTHAAHLRVIAIGCNFGVQLRLADGRVTSLVAHDDSCIASGHLGLRSSRTRASWTPLQVQAPVRDAFEQLRTEALHSVDVPQALPYAPDRTARYEAALRGEAELRVPQAGVQPIVSFLMLPGEHPNVTLQGSVISVPPLLAIQDDTNALIVPHVDPHSPLKRGDIVIARGTLVSERFRSSLENADIHVLWSDVPRPPFSVTAAQLTSGTYRGRYIDLEGTLIASNDTPDGHELLLRDGDLVFRSVEAPSFSSGDAKLEAGSRLRVYGLATSLPQFTQGVYPFALVADRAEVVSAPPWWSLRHILLVSALFLLLLLAAQYMLHRLQQWQLESALQQREQLAFEMHDTLAQSFTGIAYQLTAAKMERRGPEVVQSHIEHALEMVQHSHRDASNTIAALRPRLRNAPALLEALEQTARRIADGGDLVVETEIVGRVIILGVALTDAFFRIGQEAISNAIHHGHCKSLRLVLTFHKREVELAIEDDGMGFAADGTQQGLGLIGMASRASKVRGKLVVRSMPSKGTTICVRAPKPLAGGLWRTLGDMLRAATSKEQRGLGPI; encoded by the coding sequence ATGAACCGCTATCGGCGCTTGCGATTTGTGGCCTACGATCTCGGGGCGTTGATCGCGCTGGCTGTGGCGCTTATCGCCTTCCAGCACTTTCGTGACCACACAGATCCACGCAGCGCATGGACCGCATATAGCGGCACATGGAAGCAGGACAACGCGCTGACAGTGAACTTCACAGAAGAGCGCGACGCGAAGTTTGTGCATACGAATTCGCAGGTGAGCGACTTCGTGCTCGATACAGATCTCATCGTTTCCGAGAGCGATGGCGATGCTGGTGTTATCTTCCGTTCGTCAGGCGAAGAGGTCGGCGTCGACGCTTTTCACGGTTATTACGCCGGTGTGCGCGCTGCTGATGCGACGCTGGAGTTTGGCCGAGCGGACTTCGGCTGGCAGCCGATGGCACGCGTGCTGCTGCCGCAAGACTCAGACCTCACCCATGCAGCTCATCTGAGGGTCATAGCTATCGGCTGTAACTTTGGCGTGCAGTTACGACTTGCAGATGGACGAGTCACTTCACTGGTTGCGCATGACGATAGCTGCATCGCAAGTGGTCATCTCGGCTTGCGAAGCTCGCGCACTCGCGCTTCGTGGACACCGCTGCAGGTGCAGGCGCCTGTGCGTGATGCATTCGAGCAACTTCGCACGGAAGCGCTGCACAGCGTCGACGTGCCGCAGGCTCTTCCCTATGCGCCCGACCGCACCGCGCGCTATGAAGCGGCGCTGCGCGGCGAGGCGGAGCTGCGTGTTCCGCAGGCAGGTGTTCAGCCGATCGTCAGCTTCCTGATGTTGCCGGGCGAGCATCCGAACGTGACGCTGCAAGGCTCGGTCATCTCTGTTCCACCGCTGCTGGCGATTCAGGACGACACGAACGCGCTCATCGTGCCGCACGTTGATCCCCACTCACCGCTCAAGCGTGGGGATATCGTCATCGCGCGCGGAACGCTCGTGTCGGAGCGCTTCCGCAGCAGTCTGGAGAACGCAGACATTCATGTGCTGTGGTCCGATGTTCCGCGACCACCGTTCTCTGTGACTGCGGCGCAGCTCACAAGCGGCACCTATCGTGGGCGTTACATTGATCTGGAAGGCACGCTCATCGCGAGCAACGACACGCCCGACGGCCACGAACTTCTTCTTCGCGATGGCGACCTCGTATTTCGCAGCGTGGAAGCTCCCTCGTTCAGCAGCGGCGATGCAAAGCTCGAGGCGGGCAGCAGACTGCGCGTGTATGGGCTCGCGACTTCGTTGCCGCAGTTTACGCAGGGCGTCTATCCGTTTGCCCTGGTCGCGGACCGCGCAGAAGTCGTGAGCGCACCACCGTGGTGGTCACTGCGGCACATCCTGCTCGTCTCGGCGTTGTTCCTGTTGTTGCTGCTGGCCGCGCAGTACATGCTGCATCGGCTGCAACAGTGGCAACTTGAGAGCGCTTTGCAGCAGCGCGAGCAGCTTGCGTTCGAAATGCACGACACGCTCGCGCAGAGCTTCACGGGCATCGCTTATCAACTCACCGCAGCGAAGATGGAGCGGCGCGGACCGGAGGTCGTGCAGTCGCACATTGAGCATGCGCTGGAGATGGTGCAGCATAGCCATCGCGATGCCAGTAACACCATCGCCGCGCTAAGACCGCGTTTGCGCAACGCGCCCGCGCTGCTGGAGGCGCTCGAACAGACCGCGCGCCGCATCGCCGACGGCGGCGACCTCGTGGTCGAAACAGAGATCGTCGGTCGCGTCATCATCCTCGGCGTCGCGCTTACGGACGCCTTCTTCCGCATTGGGCAGGAGGCGATCAGCAACGCGATCCATCATGGACACTGCAAGTCACTACGCCTGGTCCTCACCTTCCATAAGCGCGAGGTCGAGCTTGCCATCGAGGATGATGGCATGGGCTTCGCCGCCGATGGCACGCAGCAGGGGTTAGGCCTGATCGGCATGGCCAGTCGTGCGAGCAAGGTACGCGGCAAGCTCGTGGTGCGCTCCATGCCGAGCAAAGGCACTACGATCTGCGTGCGCGCACCGAAGCCACTGGCGGGTGGTTTGTGGCGTACGCTGGGTGATATGCTCAGGGCCGCCACCTCGAAAGAACAGCGTGGCCTCGGTCCCATCTAG
- a CDS encoding sugar ABC transporter substrate-binding protein has product MPILSRIFGGLLFASYLAAIGCHRHTTAVAVLPRTTGTPLWENLHQGIAEEAASQKLKIYWNAPADGGAYNEQMKLYAGLQSKSYGGFILSPDETLSARTAVLDTMARGVPVVVVDDDLGPPPSTLLSYVANDEARGTMLAAQYLASLLHGHGTIAIIGIMSHSETNLTREQDFETALAEVAPAVRIVDRHFGDTALTHQQQIAQEILQRKEPVDAIIAVSAMATRGAYYARLANKASANVKIIGFDQDMLLPLETGYVDAVVAQDTAAIGKAAMHNLSLQMHDEQAPGLTLIPPVLVTHSNLAWAVDHGFFSIPVYRWSGQ; this is encoded by the coding sequence ATGCCCATACTTTCGCGCATTTTCGGGGGATTGCTCTTCGCGTCGTATCTGGCCGCGATAGGTTGTCATCGCCATACGACGGCTGTCGCTGTGTTGCCGCGCACGACAGGCACGCCCCTCTGGGAGAACCTTCACCAGGGAATCGCCGAAGAAGCTGCATCGCAAAAGCTGAAAATCTATTGGAATGCGCCCGCCGATGGGGGTGCTTACAACGAGCAGATGAAGCTTTATGCGGGCCTGCAGTCGAAGAGCTATGGCGGCTTTATTTTGTCGCCAGATGAAACTCTCTCTGCACGTACGGCAGTGCTCGACACGATGGCGCGCGGCGTACCCGTGGTCGTCGTGGATGATGACCTCGGCCCCCCGCCCTCGACGTTGCTCTCGTACGTAGCCAACGACGAAGCACGCGGCACCATGCTGGCCGCGCAATACCTCGCAAGCCTACTGCATGGACATGGCACGATCGCGATCATCGGCATCATGTCTCACTCGGAAACCAACCTGACGCGTGAGCAGGACTTTGAGACTGCGCTGGCGGAGGTCGCTCCTGCTGTCCGTATTGTTGATCGCCACTTCGGTGATACAGCGCTGACGCATCAGCAGCAGATCGCGCAGGAGATCCTGCAGCGCAAGGAGCCGGTCGACGCGATCATCGCGGTCTCTGCCATGGCAACGCGCGGCGCTTACTATGCGCGTCTGGCGAACAAAGCCTCTGCAAACGTAAAGATCATCGGCTTCGATCAGGACATGCTGTTGCCGCTCGAGACCGGATACGTTGACGCTGTAGTGGCGCAGGATACAGCTGCTATCGGCAAGGCAGCTATGCATAATCTCTCGCTGCAGATGCATGACGAGCAGGCGCCGGGGCTGACGCTGATACCGCCGGTGCTGGTGACGCACAGCAACCTCGCGTGGGCCGTGGATCACGGCTTCTTTTCCATCCCCGTCTATCGCTGGAGCGGCCAATGA